From the Ciona intestinalis unplaced genomic scaffold, KH HT000290.1, whole genome shotgun sequence genome, one window contains:
- the LOC100180520 gene encoding protein AAR2 homolog: MDQETAKALFKEGACLLLQGVPEGTEFGMDWNSWSIGPKFEGVKMVPPGIHYVFYSAVSQLDGHQAPRTGFFHDFKRQEIVVKRWLPESEELLDQPKSAEEKQQIKMNLVNMDKNLAPYPYETLKKWISMSNHCTPHLVDKLSPECGIITSVLEMFPSSGRSKDNIGKDGLPLLTVNPTTVIRFSKIPELWYPEGAEAAEITKHSMDSSYVMKAIISCYHDPMNLLGELQFSFLCFILGQVMDAFDHWKKLVRIICYCENSLHDLQNFYLLLISVLYHQIVEIPSDFFVDITSSDNFLIVALSRLFSNIDSTDDTELKQRAVLFRKHLTKKLKWKFNHEPDDCKPVVVKT, translated from the coding sequence ATGGATCAAGAAACAGCAAAAGCTTTATTTAAAGAAGGAGCGTGCTTATTGCTGCAAGGAGTTCCTGAAGGGACAGAGTTTGGGATGGACTGGAACTCATGGAGCATTGGACCTAAATTTGAAGGTGTAAAGATGGTCCCACCGGGAATTCACTATGTTTTCTACAGCGCCGTTTCGCAACTTGATGGACACCAAGCGCCGCGAACGGGTTTCTTTCATGATTTTAAACGACAAGAAATTGTTGTCAAAAGATGGCTGCCTGAAAGTGAAGAATTATTGGATCAACCTAAATCGGCTGaggaaaaacaacaaataaaaatgaatttggTGAATATGGATAAAAATCTTGCACCTTACCCATATGAAACATTAAAGAAATGGATATCGATGAGTAACCATTGCACACCACATCTTGTTGATAAATTGTCGCCAGAGTGTGGTATTATAACTTCAGTTCTGGAAATGTTTCCCTCATCAGGCCGCTCTAAGGATAATATTGGTAAAGACGGACTTCCGTTATTGACTGTAAATCCTACAACTGTCATAAGGTTTTCCAAGATCCCAGAACTTTGGTACCCAGAGGGTGCAGAAGCTGCAGAAATTACTAAACATTCTATGGATTCATCTTATGTCATGAAGGCTATTATATCATGTTATCATGATCCTATGAACTTGCTGGGTGAACTACAGTtctcatttttatgttttattttgggGCAGGTCATGGATGCTTTTGATCATTGGAAGAAATTGGTTCGAATTATTTGTTATTGTGAAAACTCATTGCATGATCtccaaaatttttatttactattaatATCAGTTCTTTATCACCAAATTGTTGAAATTCCatcagatttttttgttgacaTAACTTCATCAGACAACTTTCTTATTGTAGCTTTATCTCGTTTGTTTTCTAACATTGACTCAACAGATGATACTGAATTAAAGCAACGTGCTGTCTTGTTTCGAAAAcatcttacaaaaaaattaaaatggaaaTTTAACCATGAACCAGATGATTGTAAACCTGTTGTAGTTAAAACCTGa
- the LOC113475371 gene encoding 28S ribosomal protein S33, mitochondrial-like: protein MSRNYSKYALNVARLSSRIFCEPLPESANRGKHVDKYLRELPYYKDRSFTHYYPPVSNINLLLRTLRNHGLFVDEHKDFKEEMELQRNLRGKGRSLKKSL, encoded by the exons ATGAGTCGTAATTATTCCAAGTACGCACTTAACGTAGCAAGATTAAGCTCGCGCATATTTTGTGAACCACTTCCTGAATCTGCCAATCGAGGAAAACACGTCGATAAATATCTGAGGGAGTTACCTTACTATAAAGACAGATCATTCACTCATTATTACCCGCCCGTATCAAATATTAATCTTTTACTACGAACACTAAGAAACCACGGACTCTTTGT AGATGAACATAAAGACTTTAAAGAAGAAATGGAACTTCAAAGAAATCTTCGAGGAAAAGGAAGATCTTTGAAGAAAtctctttaa